The nucleotide sequence TAGCGCCGCAGGGTGTCGGCGTCCTGGGTGGATTCGTATTTGAAATGCGTTTCCTTATCCACGTCGTGATCCTTTGGCGCGGCGCGCCGGCCGGGACCGCATCCGGAACAAGCCGGCAGGCGGTCTGGCGCGCCTACTGGCCGTCAGCGTTTATGGCTTTTTCCATCAAAAGAAAGGGCATCGCGGCTGCGCCGGGCTAGCCGGAGAGCCGGTCACGGTATTCGGCGATGACCTTGCGCCGGCTCATGCCATTGATGATGAGGCTCTTGCGGATGCTGAAGTCGTGCCAGGCCGGCTGGAGGCCGATTTCCCGGGCGGCTTTTTCCGGGTCTTGCTCGGCCAGGGGCCGGGTCTTTTCGCTCATGTGGCAGTCGTCGCCCATGAACACGAGAATGGGGCGCTTGCCGTGCCAGCCCATGTTGTTGCGGCGATTGACCACATTTATCAGAAACTCGGTGTACTGCTGGGACTGGGGGTTCCAGACCTCGATGCCGTCCACGTCGTAGTCGGCCAGGAGAATGGGCCAGAACTGCTCGGGGTGGGGGATGACGATGCCGGCCCCGAGCGAGCGCGCCTCTTCGATGACCTCGGTTGCGCGGTAGAAATAGGACAGGGAGAATTCTTCCTTGACCAGATCCTTGACCGCCTTGGCGTAGACCTGGGCGCGGTTTATCAGCCGGTCGCCGTAGCGGGCGCGCTTGGCGTCGAGGAAGTTGCGCACGAGCTTGTTCTTGTAGACGTCGTCGGGCAGCTCGGCCTCGTGGGCCAGGATCAGGCTTTTGATCTTGGCGGCCTGGACGCGCACGAAGGCGACGAGTTCCTCTTCGGCGTTGGTGCGGCCGGCGGCGCGCTGGCGGCGATCCTCGAAGGCCGGTTCGACCAGGGCGTCGAGGTATTCGAAGAGCTGGGAGGCCCGGTAGCGGTGGGTGTGGCGCAGCATGGACTTGAGCACGTCGGCCCGCTCCATGTCGAGGCCGCGAAAATGCAGCAACAGCTGGACCTTGCGATTAAATCCGCTGGAATAGCAGTCCACCTCCACGCCCTGGAAGCCGTCGTAGTCCATGAGCACGTTGTGCTGGGTGGGCACGATGAGTTCGTCCACGCGGTTGGGATAGAGCGTGTCGATACGTTTTTTGAGCAGTTCCATGGGCACGTGTTCGGGGTGCCAGTGGACGGCCAGGACGTATTCCTGGCGAGGATAGGCGCGGACCGGCGAGACGATGCGCTCGATCTGCTCGGGGGTGAGGCTCACGTCGTTTATGCGCAGGAAATCGTTTTCGTCCTCCTCGCCCACGGCAGGGTCCAGGGCGGCGGGGTCGATCTCCAGGCAGCGGGCTTCGGGCTGGATCGGGGAATCAGGCATGGCGGCTGTGACACTCCTTTTTCAGGCGATCAAGGGCGGCGGCCGAGGCGGTCAGGGCGGCGACGTCGCCGGCGGCCAGGGCCTGCTCGAAGCGGTCCACCTCGGCGTCGTAGATGGCATAGTAGGCATCGCCCTTGCCGGGGTAGCGGGTCATGAGGCGCGAGTCGGCGACAAAGGACGCGGCCACGCCCGCGTCCGGGGCCGCGCCGGCCAGCAAGGCGTCGCGGATGGCCCGGAAGGTGGATTTCATGCGTTTCTTGAGGCCCTTGTAGCGTGGCAGGCCGCCTGAGGCGGCTTCTTCCGGACTATCTTTGACGGGCGAGTCGCCGCCCAGGACGCCCGGAGCCTCGGGATAGCGCAGGGTCACCTTGAGTTGGGAACTCGCCCCGCTGTGGCGGATGGAAATCTTGAAACTGGCGCAGTCGGCCAGTTCGACGGCTTCCCCGTCGATGACGAGCAAGCCTTCGCCGGCCCGGGCCACGACTTCGGCCAGGGCGCGCGGGACGTCGTCCCGAGGTAGGGTCTTTTCGATTCGGCGTTTGCGCGATCCGTGCATCGTGTCCTCCGAGCGGCCGACGTTTTGCGGCAACTCTACGATAGGACGATGACGGTTTGATGGCAAGGTGGGTCGGGACTTTCCTGGTTCGTCCTTACTCTCCAGCCTCCCCGCACCCCGCTACCGCCTGAAAGGCCGGCGGCATACCCCCGTTCCCTCGCAATGCCCCCGCACCTGTCCCACCCGCTTGTGGCTCCCCCGCCCGCCACAGACGGCCAGGGGGTCCGGGGGGATTTTCCCCCCGGCGGGTGCAGGGCAGCGCCCTGCCGGGCTAGCCTTTGGAGCGGCTGCCGGGGGTGGACATCATATAGATCTCGTGGGGATCGAGGATGAGCACCACCGAGCCGTCGCCCATGATGGTGGCTCCGGAGATGCCGCGCATGTCGAACTCCGAGAGATACGTGCCAAGGGGCTTGATGACGATCTCCTGGCGTTCCAGGAGCCGATCGACAATAAGCCCGAGACGACGTTCGTTGTCCTGGAGAATGACGATGGGCACGATGTCGTGCTTTTCCTCGGCAGGCGGCAGCTCCAGGATCTCGGCCAGCTCGACGATGCCGAGCACCTCGCCGCGCAGGGTCACGGCCTTGCGCTTGTTGACCTCGGTCATGCGCTTGACCTCGATCTTGGTGGTCTCGGAGACGGAGTCCAGGGGCAAGGCGTAGGTCTGTCCGGCGACGACCACCATGAGGGCGTCGATGATGGCCAGGGTGAGCGGCAGGGCCAGGGTGAACTTGGTGCCCTTGCCCACTTCGCTGGTGACGTTGACGGTGCCTTTCAAGTTTTTGATGTTGGTGCGCACCACGTCCATGCCGACGCCCCGGCCGGAGATGTCGGTGATGGTCTCGGCCGAGGAGAAGCCGGGCATGAAGATGATGTCGATGGCGTCGCGGTCGTCGAGGGCCTTGGCTTCCTCGGGGCTCATGAGATTCTTGCGCACGGCCACTTCGCGCATCTTGGCCGGGTCGATGCCCTTGCCGTCGTCCTCGATCTCGATGGCCACGGAGTTGCCGCGGTGGTAGGCGCGCAGCCACACCCGCCCGACCGGCGGCTTGCCGGCGGCGATGCGTTCGGCCTCGGTCTCGATGCCGTGGTCCACGGAATTTCGGATGAGGTGGACCAGCGGATCGCCGATGACCTCGACCACGGACTTGTCGAGTTCGGTTTCCTCGCCTTCGGTGACGAGGTTCACTTCCTTGCCGGACTTGCGCGACAGGTCGCGCACCAAGCGCGGGAAGCGGGAGAACACCGTGGACACCGGCACCATGCGCACCTTCATGATGGTGTCCTGCAAATCGTCGGAAATGCGGGCCATGGCGTAGGTGGTTTCGGTGAGCTGCTGGCCGATGTGGGCCCCTTCGGTCTTGCCTTCTTCGAGGGCGCGGGCGAGCATGGCGAAGCGGTTGCGGTTGATGATGAGCTCGCCGATGAGATTCATGAGATGATCAAGCTTTTCGTGGTCCACGCGGATGGTGGAGGACACCTTGGGCTTGCCGGCCTCGCCCTGGGCGGCGGCCTGGGCTTCGGGCTTGGGCGCGGGCGCGGGTTTGGGGGCCGGGGCCGGCTTGGGCGCGAGCTTGGGCGCGGGCGTCGGGGCGGCCTTCGGCGCTGGCTCGGGTTCCGGTTTCGGCGCGGGAGCCGGTTCGGGCTTCGGCGCGGGGGCCGGTTCGGGCTTCGGCGCAGGGGCCGGTTCCGGCTTGGGCGCAGCCTCAGGTTCGGGCACGGGTTCCGGCTCGGGCTGGGGCGCGGGCTCGGTGGCCGCTGCCGGCTGCGCCTCGGCGGCCGGTTCGGCGACCGGGGCCACAGCCTCGGGAGTCGGGGCGACGGGAGCGGCCCGCAGTTTCGGCAGGGCAGCGGCGATCATGTCGGCCAGGATGGAACATTCCTGGCGCAGCATATCCAGGAGCAGCTCAAAGGGCAGGCCCTGCTTGCGGCCCTGATCCACCAGCCCGGCAGTGCGTTCGGCCACGACCTTGAGGTCGGACAGGCCCATGTAGCCGGAAGAATTCTGAATGGTGACCAAGGCCCGGTACAAGCCGTCGATCATGTCCTTGGAATCAGGATTATCGGCCAGGCCGGCCAGGGCCTGGGTCATGTAGGTGATCTGCTGCTCGATGGTGGATTCGAAAACAGCCACGTCCTCGGGGTCATAGGCGGGGCTGGCGGCCGGCGCGTCCTTGGCCGGCGCGGGCTGGGGAACCGGGGCCGGTTCGGGCGCGGGTTCGGGCTCGGGC is from Solidesulfovibrio magneticus RS-1 and encodes:
- a CDS encoding GAK system XXXCH domain-containing protein → MHGSRKRRIEKTLPRDDVPRALAEVVARAGEGLLVIDGEAVELADCASFKISIRHSGASSQLKVTLRYPEAPGVLGGDSPVKDSPEEAASGGLPRYKGLKKRMKSTFRAIRDALLAGAAPDAGVAASFVADSRLMTRYPGKGDAYYAIYDAEVDRFEQALAAGDVAALTASAAALDRLKKECHSRHA
- a CDS encoding chemotaxis protein CheA, which translates into the protein MSQDFMDPELFADFIVEAREHLETIEPNLLELERNPGNLSLLNDIFRPMHSLKGASGFLGLNAINGLAHKAENILDELRKGNIPVTPEIMDVILSATDILRTMIENLEQTGAEGDVETAPTIARIAALLEGGPLPTPETPSVPAGDFPAEDAPAPGGGATSPALEPEPEPALEPAPEPETAPAPTAAMPAKTVIRIEDLPPFVPDAYQLTSIGEGHMADFMEEAREIIERLNAALLELEATGDGPNESINDIFRYFHNLKGNSGIIGHKELNGLTHEAETLLNRVRKGEMIATPAMVDLLLAVVDQVEALISAIDVGTSVATPLDIRPLVARLKQASEDGYVADPDAPAQPEEPQPEPEPEPEPEPEPAPEPAPVPQPAPAKDAPAASPAYDPEDVAVFESTIEQQITYMTQALAGLADNPDSKDMIDGLYRALVTIQNSSGYMGLSDLKVVAERTAGLVDQGRKQGLPFELLLDMLRQECSILADMIAAALPKLRAAPVAPTPEAVAPVAEPAAEAQPAAATEPAPQPEPEPVPEPEAAPKPEPAPAPKPEPAPAPKPEPAPAPKPEPEPAPKAAPTPAPKLAPKPAPAPKPAPAPKPEAQAAAQGEAGKPKVSSTIRVDHEKLDHLMNLIGELIINRNRFAMLARALEEGKTEGAHIGQQLTETTYAMARISDDLQDTIMKVRMVPVSTVFSRFPRLVRDLSRKSGKEVNLVTEGEETELDKSVVEVIGDPLVHLIRNSVDHGIETEAERIAAGKPPVGRVWLRAYHRGNSVAIEIEDDGKGIDPAKMREVAVRKNLMSPEEAKALDDRDAIDIIFMPGFSSAETITDISGRGVGMDVVRTNIKNLKGTVNVTSEVGKGTKFTLALPLTLAIIDALMVVVAGQTYALPLDSVSETTKIEVKRMTEVNKRKAVTLRGEVLGIVELAEILELPPAEEKHDIVPIVILQDNERRLGLIVDRLLERQEIVIKPLGTYLSEFDMRGISGATIMGDGSVVLILDPHEIYMMSTPGSRSKG